The Carassius auratus strain Wakin chromosome 21, ASM336829v1, whole genome shotgun sequence sequence AGTACAAGAAAGCCAGCAATGATTAAAACCACCCCTGAAATGATGCATGCTCTGGCTTTGGCCGCTTCGTCCTCTAAGCAGTTGGTGCACTTTCCTCCAACCACAGCCATCAGGAATCCAAAGATGCCCACCATGATGGAGATGATGACCATGGCTCTGGAAGCCTGCAGATCTTGTGTTAGAGCCAACATGGAGTCATGGACCTTACACTGCATCTGTCCAGTGCTCTGAACCACACAACTCATCCACAGACCCTCCCAGATGATTTGTGCCGTCACGATGTTCGCTCCAACAAAGGCTGTGACCCTCCACATTGGCATGCCACAGGTGATGATGGTCCCAAACCAGCCTATCATGGCAAGCATGATGCCCAGGATCTGGATGCCTTGAGATGCCATCGATGCAGGTCACGCAATTGGTATTGCACAAAGCATCTGAGGGGTTTTATTTGTCAGGGTTTTATAGCCCTCAAACTTTGGGCGGAGTTCTAGCATA is a genomic window containing:
- the LOC113038557 gene encoding claudin-4-like codes for the protein MASQGIQILGIMLAMIGWFGTIITCGMPMWRVTAFVGANIVTAQIIWEGLWMSCVVQSTGQMQCKVHDSMLALTQDLQASRAMVIISIMVGIFGFLMAVVGGKCTNCLEDEAAKARACIISGVVLIIAGFLVLIPVCWSAHTLIRDFYNPLVTESQRRELGACLYIGWGSGGLLLLGGGLLCWNCPSNEYRPYVAAKYSPAISVIPPMDYV